In the genome of Patescibacteria group bacterium, one region contains:
- a CDS encoding ester cyclase, with product MSISSNAKEILTQFTREVWSEGNIEASDKYIASKYTVLHDPGDPWESRELDLAGYKERVKTLRAAFPDQCFDIQGLFADGDAVVMTWLWSATHKGDIPGFPATGKQIKMSGATVYYFDGSRLTGHWQITDRLGVYQQLRQATTGA from the coding sequence GTGTCTATCAGTAGCAATGCAAAAGAGATACTCACACAATTTACCCGCGAGGTATGGAGCGAAGGCAATATCGAAGCGTCGGACAAATATATCGCTTCAAAATACACGGTACTTCACGATCCTGGCGACCCATGGGAAAGTCGTGAACTTGACCTAGCAGGCTACAAGGAACGCGTCAAAACATTGCGTGCCGCGTTTCCCGATCAGTGCTTCGACATACAGGGACTCTTTGCCGACGGTGATGCAGTTGTGATGACTTGGCTCTGGTCAGCCACGCACAAAGGGGACATTCCCGGATTTCCCGCTACCGGCAAACAAATCAAAATGTCTGGCGCTACGGTTTACTATTTCGACGGTAGCCGACTCACTGGGCATTGGCAGATCACCGACCGTCTTGGGGTATATCAGCAGTTACGTCAGGCGACCACAGGTGCTTGA